The Tenrec ecaudatus isolate mTenEca1 chromosome 13, mTenEca1.hap1, whole genome shotgun sequence genome segment TCCCGCTCCTCCCACCCAATCCCGACCCTACCTGCCTCCCCAACGAGACCCCGCCCCTCCCCTAGCATTATCCACCCACTCTGCCCCGCCCACCGCCCCGCCCCCTCACgttcccgcccctcccaacctccTCGGGACCCTCGGCCCAGACTTCTTGCCCACGCGCCGGGCAGGCCCAAGCCCCTGTCCCCGCCAACCCAGGAGCGTCCAGCTCCTCAGGCCGAGGGACGCCGGCCCCGGCCTTCGTCCCACCCCTTCTGGCTGCCTGCGAACTTTGCCTGGCGTGTGATCCTCCGCCCCCGCGCCGCCGGTCTCCACGACGCCCCAGCCTCACCAGTTTGACTAGCTAGCACGGGGCAGAGGCTCGAAGGGCACGGGCGGTCAGCTGCCGGGGAGGAAGCCCGTGGACTGCCCAGAGGCACGTAGTGGGGCACTTCCGAGTCGTCCCAGGGCCATGAGGACCCGCTCAGGCCCCAGAGTCTGCGGTTGCCTGGAAACGGCTGCCGGCTGCCCGCCCCATCTCGCTCAGCTTTCCGCCGGCCAGCTTCCCAGGAGCATTTCCGGTTCCGGCGGCGAGCCGGTGCAGACATGGCGGCGTCAGCGTCGGCGGCTGCCGGGGACGAGCACTGGTAACTTTGGGGCTTGGGCTTGGGCCGGCCGCCGGACTCGGGGTCGAGGGGCCGACGGCGACCGCGCTAGGCCCGCCTGGCGAGCCGatggggaggagcggggagggagacgcTGACATCGCTGTGTGGGAGCCTCTGGACCTCCGGGGAGCGGGCGGGTGGAAAGGAGTCCCCGCGCCTCCGGCCCCACCGGAGCCCAGCCCGTGTTCTCCTGAAGCCGACTGCTGGAGGGGTCGGCGGGATGCCTGCTCGTCAGGCCCCGCCCACGCCTCCCCGTgtacctccccctccctcttgcaCCTGCCTCATTTGTGCTGAGTCCTGCCCCTGCCTCCTGCTCGACCCTTATCTGAGTAAAGCGGCACACTTCCCAAAACGCACAGGCCTCGTCCGTCTCGAGCATTCTTAACCACAGACCAGAGCCTGGAGGGACTCTGGGATTTGGAGATCGGGTAAAATGGGACTTGACGCCACATTTTACTAGCTATGGATGCTGACCGGGTCACTTCGCTCCTGTGAGTCAATAGCCCCAGCCACACAAAGAGGTGGGTGTGGCACCTTCTTCAAAGACTGATcgagtgggtcaggatgtgtgggCAGCTGAGGAGACTAGATACAGTAATTTACCCGCAAATAATTACACCTGGAATCTTGGTCCGACTCTTTAACTCTCAAATTCTTGAGTACTGCCCAGCagtttgtgaggatggggcaggactgggtagtgttttgttctgtgtgtaGGGGAGCACTGAGTTTGCACCTCAAACAACAATTCTTATATTCTACAGTCTCTTACCACCATCCTGCCAAATGCCTCCCATCCAAAGCTGGAATGAGTGTAGTGATGACAGACTCCGGGAGCCCAGCCAGCGCTGGCCCTGATTGACACAGTCCAGGCTGGTGGTTGCCCGGTGTTCCAGGGACCCTAGTCTTCCAGCCCCTGAGCATGGAGACAGCAGCAGTGCTGGGAGCTAGTGTGAGAGCTTCCCATGCCTATGTCAGCTGGACTTAGCCCACAGTTACCTGGTTTTTTGCCAAAGACAGAAGGTTCTTGGTGCTGCAGTGGGCAAGCACTTGGGCCGCATCAGTTGGCACCCACctgccactttgagggagaaagatgtggcagtatgCTTCTGTCAAGATGTACAACCTTGGGAACTCCTCAGGCAGTCCGGCTTTGTCCTTAGGATCATTGTGAGTTGGGATCCACTCGAACACGAATGGTGTTTTAGTTTCTGTTTTTAATGTCATTAAGATTTAAACAAAGGGGGGGAGGGCAGCAGCTTTGAAGGCCACTACTACAGGCCGTAAGAGAGAGCCCTGCTGTTGGTGAAGAGGGAACAATGCAATTACTGGAAAACTTTCATGTATGGCCTGGATAGGGCCATGGACTCAACCCAACCATACATCTGCAATGTGTTATAATGTCATTGTAACTGCCATTTATGATGAAATCTGTGTGTTCTCTGCCTTAGATCTTGACTTGGGCAGGTTGATATAAAATCAACCATCTGGCCAAGGTCCTAAATATATCTAGGCTACTCTGCTAATTGTacccttctctttttccttttttaagttCTGTAGGTAAGAGAGGACAGAGTATGGCCCCCAGATAGGTAGTTTACATAAACAAGTCACCTTTGTTGTTAGCGCAatcaagtcggttccgacccatagcatccccatgcccaacagaacgggaacactgcccagtcttgcatcatgtTCACAatgatgcctgagcccattgtggccgtcagtgtcagcccatctcattgagggccttcctctgtttccctgcctctttaccaagcatgaggtcgttctccagggactgctctctcctgacaacatctccaaagtatttgagacaaggtctccatccttgcctctaaggaacactctgggtgtatttcttccaaggcagatttgtttttttgttcttttggtaggccGTGGTACTCACCTTTAGTCCTTGGAATAAATCTGAAAACGTAGGCAGTCTATATATAGCAGTTAAGACAACTCAGGCTAACAGTTGGTCACTACCTAGATCACATAGCTGGTAAATTGCTGATATTACTGACTCTAAGGCTTATGGTTCTTGTATGACAGTACGGTcatttttttacttatttttggttgttgttgacaATACGGTCTTTACACCACCTAGACCTGTTATTCAGTTCAGGTTGACCTCTCCTTTAAAAATGCTTAGAGTGACTGCTGTGGGCAGAGTATGTGTAGAGAGTAGGCAGGTCATGGCCTGGGCTCCAAGCTGAACGGTGTGGGGAAAGCCAGGAATGGCAGTGATCCTTTTGATGCTGATGAGTGGACCCCATGTTCCAGGATCAGAGATGACTGCTAAGGAACCACCAACAGTGGAAATAGACTTACCCAGGAAGTCAGGAAGCCTGATTCCCATCGAGGTTTTCCCTCTCAGTCCTTGAGATTTGGGCTAGTCATTTCACATCTTGGGGAGTCCATTTTCTTATCCTTTAACGAAAACCATCCATAAAATTCTGATTTCTGTGCTTTCTACCTGACTCTCTGATAACTTAGCCTTCCACTTTTGAAGGATTTTTGCCTCAGAATAAACTCTGGCAGATTCTCGTTTTCTGCAAAGCCAGCCTCGATTTCCCTTAGCAGGCTTGGCAGGGAGAGCTGTAATGCCAAGCCAGGCTCCCTTTGTCTCCCTAGGGTCCTTCCGTCTGAGGTTGAAGTGTTGGAGTCGATCTATCTGGATGAACTACAGGTGGTTAAAGGCAGTGGAAGGTATGTATCCAAGGAAGGGCGGGCAGAGAGGACTCCACGCAGAGTCTGCTCTTCAGTCACTCAGAGCAAATGCTTCTATCGGGAAGACAGGCAGTTCCTGTCATTCTCACAAGAGTCCGGTGCTCCCATCCTCTTTCCGTTTACTGTCTTACCCCATCACTCCCCAGCTCATGTTAAGTCACAGCCCAGGTCTCCGCTTCCTCCCCCTGCAGGTCTTCGCCCTGGGAAATCTCCATCACTCTGCACCCCGCCACTGCAGAGGACCAGGATTCACAGTATGTCTGCGTCACTCTGGTGCTTCAGGTCCCAACACAGGTGAGGTCCCTCTCCCAGGGCAGCGAAGGGAGGAATCGGGGCAGACCTGAGGTGGGACACGGAGGCAGTAACCTGCGGTGTCCCCCACCAGTATCCCAACGCCGTGCCACGGATCTCCATCCGGAACCCCCGAGGTCTGTCCGATGAGCACCTCCACACGTGAGTTGGGCTGGCCAGTTGGAGCAGGGGAAACTCAGGAGTTGCTCTGCTTGGTGACGGAAGTGGGCAGGCCGAATGTTTGGGTTGTCCCCTCTCCTCCAGGATCTCCCAGGCGCTGAGCCGTGTGGCCGAGGCTAGTCTGGGCACTGCCATGCTCTATGAACTGATTGAGGTAAGAGGTGTGCTTTGCTGGCCTCCCGGGCTGGAGTTCCTTGGTGGGGAGCCCAGGGTCTAGAATTTGAGGACACCCACCTGGAGGCACCTCCTCTCATCATTCtttttcagaggtggggagcggctCTTTCAAATCTTAAGACAATCcgtcattcagttgtattaagcacgcttgtacatgtgttgtagtcaacattttctttctgcttgagcccttggtatcagctcctttttcccctccctcgtgaatccttgatcaattttatACTACTGTTGTTATGTTGTGTCTTACACtgcgttgtctcccttcacccacctttctgttattcatcccctgccCCAGGGGGGTGGGCTCTATATCCAGCCTTGTGATGGGGTcaccctttcttcccctcccctcatgatgcCACTACTCCCACTGCTGTAGCTGAGGGttccatctgtcctgaattccatgtgtcgagagctcccaTCTGTCCCAATGGGTGCACTCCGATCTAGCCGGATTggtaaggtggaactgggtcatggtagtgcaggggaggaagcattcaggaactagaggaatgatgtgtgtttcgtcagtgctatactacaccctggttgaattatcccttgtaacctttctgtggggggatgtccaattgtctacagatgggctttgggtctccacccccacccccacccccgtcaatCTTTCACCCTCCATCCCTTGCTGCTGAGTTGACGCcagccagctcatggtgaccctgtgtgtctaCTGTGCCACATAGGGTTTTCTTTCCTCATTTTTGGGaaatagactgccaggcctttcttccaaggtgcctctgggagtCTTGCTCTTAAGTCACTAACACTTAGCAGCCAAGTCATTAGCTGTTTGCTCCGCCCAGGAGTCCCGCCGATGCTTAGCAAAGGCCTGAATGAATGCAGAAAGGCGAGGGCTCTGTTTCAAGAACTCTCCCCAAAGATCGTTTGGCAGCTCCTCCAAAGTGCCTACAGCAGCATGTGTATTTTAAACATCTCCTTTTCCACTTTGGTTTCACGGGCTTTGGTTTCTGTCTTCTTCAGGTGGCCAATTAAAAGGGGCAGGGGAGTGGTTATGGCCACACTGGAACTCTGAAGGCCAGTCTGCCTGATAGCAGGGCGGACTGAAAAAGCCATCGCCCCTTCATTCCAAGAGTTAGGCCTCTGCAGAAAGCACCACCCAGACCTGCAGGGTTACTGTGTCTGTTGGGATTAGGAAACAAACAGTATAAAGTTGGTTTCCTCTCTTTGGACTGAATTTCGGAATAGCGTTCAGGATTGGATGCAAGGGTACGGCCAGGTGTCCTCACTGGGAGTGGCCACCAAGCCGGCCCTCAGCAATGGTGGCCTCACTTGGAACAGAAGGTGTCCCTAGGTTCTGCCCCACCTGGTCggtcattgctgtttgagcccattgttggggcTCGGGTTggttcatctcactgagggtttgACTGTCTTTTTCCAGGAGGGAGTGGGTGTAGGAGACCACTGTAGCCCATGAATCGTCTCCACAGTGCAGCTTGGAACTGGATGGAATTCTAGAATATTAGCTATTCAACGCCAGTGCCAGCATACTTCCTAGGCCACCACAGTGCCTTTGAATTTTCTGTCCATTTGAGTAGCCCGTGCCTTGTCACTCGGAAAACTCTCTAGAACAAATTCACTGTCCCACAAAGGTTTGATCAAGAAAGGTTTTCCAGGGTGCCCTTGGCTCGGGTACAGTCCCACCCTCCATAACCTGCCATCCAGGGTGTAGCGAAGGGAAAGGCCCTTGTTCTGAGTGGTGCCTTTGACTCGGGGAAACCGTCCCCTGCTGGGGAGTTTGTGTGGTTTCTGCTTTCCTGTGGAGGCTTTATTTGTGGTAAAGGGAAAGTGAGTGACTTAAGGAACCAGCTGGCTTCTTTTCCAGCTGGTGGTGtttctcctcccccccacccccccggtcAACTCTTCACAGGGTTCAGCTGGGTGAGCCCTGCCGTGTGAAAAAGGTGCTGCGGCTCTGGGCTGTGGTTATGTTGGTGTAAGGAGGGGCGTGGAAATTGTTCGTCTTTTATAAAGCACAAATCATTTCAAGGTTTACACACAAAAAAGCCTACCTAACCAAGACGGTAGGGGTTTTAATTGGACTTCTTTCCAAAGTACATTTCTTTTCACATCCCCAAGGTGAATTTAAAGTGATTTGTGGGAAAAAcagtgaaatggggttcaggCGGCAGGAGGATCACATTTGGGGGAGGGTTGGGGATGTGGAGAAAGACTGGCCCCACACTGCAAGGGCACATCACCAGGACCGAAATGCAGCTCGGAGTCTGCTTCTAGCCGTTCTCCTAGGAATGGGCCAGAGGCCTGGCTCGCCGTTCCTGCCCTGCCTCCGACTCAGCAACATCTTTTCTCCTCTCAGAAAGGGAAGGAGATTCTCACAGACAACAACATTCCCCATGGCCACTGTGTCATCTGCCTGTATGGCTTCCAGGTGGGTCTTCTGCTTGAGGGGCCCCTGGGGCTCTGCAtggggtgggcagtggggagCTGTAGCGCAGAGCCCTGCATTTCTGCCCGCAGGAGAAGGAGGCCTTTACCAAAACGCCCTGTTACCactacttccactgccactgcctTGCGAGGTACGTCCAGCACATGGAGCAAGAGCTGAAGGCGCAGGCGCAGGAACAGCAGCATGCTGCCACCCGACAGGTAGGCTCCCTCGCTGCCTTTCACCAGTGGCTCTGAGCCCTTCAGGGTCCCAGATACCTTGGGAGAGAACACTGATGGTGTAATGGCTAAGTGAAAGGTGGGCAGTCCAAACCCACCGGCCGGTCTGGGAGAAACTGTCATTGTGCTCCCATAGATTACTGCCTTGGGAACACTGTGAGGCAGTTtgcctctgccctttagggtggcTATAAAGCCACTTCATGGCAATGGATTTAAATAGTGCTAAGGTTAATGAGAGCTCACCTCtatatatgagggtaagtcagagAGTGTTGCTACAAAAAGCTACAAAGTCTTAGTAAGAAGCCAGCAAACGTGAAGCTCTTGTTTGACAGTCTCCATCTAGGTGTCTACTCCCGAAGGTAGGGTTTCCATCTCCGGAACTTCGCCAATGAAGCTTGCACTTGGCAGTCGACGCCAGGCAAAATGGCAGTCTGGGCATCCCTGAGGCACTCAAATCTTGCTCCTTTGAAATGTTTGTGGAGtttggaaaataaaaaactgTCCCAAGGGGCAAAATCAGGACTGCAGGGTGAATGGGGTCAAGTTTCCCAGGGAAATTCTAGGATAAAAAGTGCTCTCTGCAAAAAATGAGGCAGTGCCGTATGGTAGGAAAAAACTGCCTAGTGCAACGTTGCTGGCCTTTTGCTCCCTAGTCCAGTGTTCCAGTTGCATAGGTCTCCCTGATAAGCCTTGTGATTATCCTGGATCCTTTGAGAAAATGAGCCAGCTCACCCTTTTGGAATCCAAAAGCCAAAAACAGATCTTTTTTGAAGGtccatgagactaagacaagtgtattactgagagaacttgtctacagccatccactgatcagagACACATTCAAACAGCGCCTGGAATCAGCCCATGAGTGAATGGCAAcaacaatactttttgacttaaccCTCCCATGCATCTCCTGTTGCCTGTACTtgcagctccccacccccaccgtccTCATCCCTGAGCAGGCTGCCTCCGCACGCAGTCCCTGCCTTCCGCACAGAGGGCAGCTGGGCGGGCTTTCTCTCTTTCAGGAGGCAGTTGGTGTGCAGTGTCCGGTGTGCAGAGAGCCCCTCGTGTATGATCTGGCAGCACTACAAGCCGCTCCTGAGCCCCAGCAGCCTGTGGTAAGGGTACACCTCTCAAGCTGGGCCGGGCACAGTGGCATCCTCCAGGAAAGGGGGACCCACCTCCCCTTGTATTTCATCTTGGGACTTGGACATGCCCTCCCTTCCTCAGACCTCTGCAAAGGGGGCCTTTGAAAAGGGAATCTGGGGCTTAGATCTGGGAGCTGCCATCTGAGGGCCCCAACCCGAGACCTCTTAGCAGCCGCCCGTGGCAGTGCTAGAAGAGCAGGGAGGGCATTGCggctgcctccctccccccccaccccacgtgTCTGTCCTTCCCTCCAGGAGCTCTATGAGCCCAACGCCGAGAGCTTGCGTCAGCAGGACGAGCGCAAGCGGCTCTACCAGAGACAACAGGAGCGGGGCGGCATCATCGACCTGGAGGCGGAGCGGAACCGGTACTTCATTAGCCTCCAGCAGGTAAAGCAGGGGCGCCAGCTCCTGCCCCACATGGGTCGCGGGCATGGCGGTTGGCCCATGTGGGAGGCGGGCCTGCTTTGGTCATAACAGCAGTATCTGCTCTCTAGGCTCCTGCCCCGTCGCAGTCTGAGCCATCTGAAGACGTCTCCAGAGGCTCCCCGCCACCTAGTACCCTGGCCACAGAGCCGTCCACCTCACCCAATGCCGAGCCCACCCTGCCAGCTCTTCTGCCTATGGCCTCCCAGCGCACATGTGAGAAGATCCCAAGGGTGGGGCCCCCTCGACCAAGGCTGGGTgagaccccaaaagctccaccagGTCCTCCCCGGGCCAGTCGAAACCCCTGGCACCCACCCCTATCCGACCGGCGGCCTCTGAAGGGAGGGCAGTGCTGTGCTTCCAAAGGCACCCGTGATGCTGAGGAACCACCTCCTGAGGGGCTCTTCAAGGAGCCCATGGACCTCAACCAAGGGGTCCCAGGTCCTCCCCCAGAGAAGGGGTCTGGGGGCTGGCAGGGCCCCCCGCCCCGCAGGACTCGGGACTATGCTCGCTGGGAGCGCTCCAAAGGCCGGACACCAGGCTCTTCCTACCCCCGCCTGCCCCGCGGTCGGGGCGTCCACAGGCCTGCGGGCCGCAGGGAACCCCTGGGCCCAGAACCTGAGGATGGTTCCTAGCAGGACTGCTGGGGGAAGGGGAGctcggggtgggagggggagcaaTAAAGAGATCTGGCCTTTGGCTTTCtacgctcagcagggctggcccGTGAGATGTGGCTTTTTGCAAAACCCTAGCAAGCCCATGGTGGGACAAGTCTGGGTTCTTGGGAATACGGGAATGCTTGTAAGGGATATTGACACCTGGAAGCAAGCTGCACGGACCCTTCTGTACACGCATACCTTTAGGGGAGCCAGGCATGGTCaggtctctgggcctcatcttcagTTGTGTGTGTTGGGTCAGTTCAGACTCCTGGCCACTGtgcacagagtagaatggctccagAGATTTCAAGGTCGTGACCTTTCAGAAACTAGATGATCAGACatgtcttccaaggcacctttggGCCGGTTCCAgctgccagcctttcagctagTGGCTCAGCCCTCATCTGTGCCACCTGGGGACACTGCTGCCCCTTGGAGGCAGCTGCGGACTCCGCTTTCCACTCAAAAACCAGTACAGCGAGGGGCGGAGGCAGAGGAGCATGGCAGGTGTTTATTGGCTCCCTAGATGAGAGAGCTACCCAGAAGTCTGGTCACCTCTTCAAGGTCTCAGTGTTGTGGAGTGCCCCCCCAGGGTCGTTCTTATATAGCATGAAGTAGCCCTGCACCTGGGCCGGACTGAGCTGGGTTGTAGTTTTAAGGACACGTTCTGCAAAAGTCTCGGCCATGGAAGGTGCCTGCCCCGGGTAGAACCTCTGGAACATCTGGGTCAGCTGCCAGTGTGAGCAGTAGCCTACATACTCCTTGAGGTCCACTCGCCCAGGACGGACCAGGGCAGGGTCCAGCCTGCGAGGAGACAAGGCAGAGTGGTGGGCACCAGTCCTGCTGTCATTCCAAAGGTGATGGTCCCACCGAACCCCCGGGTCTGTCTGGAGcactgagggagggtggggtctgCCTACCTGTCGACATGGTTGGTGGTCATGAATACAATGCGGGCCTCAGTGGAAGCTACGCCATCCAAGGCATTGAGGAGACCACTGAAGGTGAGGCGGCCTAGACCTTGGTACTTGACTGGGTCTGGAGGGAGATGGGGATGAAGAAGCATGAGTGGTCATCAACccaacccagcccactgccatcaagctggtccTGACTTTGCCCTGGAGAACAGGGAAGGGTGGCGGCTCCTTGGAGTTTCCAAGAGTATGGGAggaaacaacctcatctttccccctgggggtggatggtgggtttgaaccaccaaccttgtgattcCCAGTTCAGTGCTTagcccagtgccaccagggcacctttcaaTGGTCCTACACCAACCAGCCAGTAGCATCTCTTTCCATCCCCCATCATGTCTCTGTTTCTTGTGGGCTCTGGGTCTGCCTGTCAGCCTCTGGGCTTCTACTCTGCCATGGTTCCACGTTTACTCTGGATCCCTGTTTCCCTCAGCCCCACTCACTCTCCATGGCCAAGTCTCGACTGAGGAAAGCAGCATCCACGTCCTCCAGGAGCACCAGGCTCTGCTGTGGGGCCACGCTCAGCAGGTGGTTGAGCCTGTCATCTGAGAGGCTGGAGTCAGTGAGGCTCAGCAGGCAGATACTGTGCTCCAGCTCCCCGGCCAGGGCTGTGCTGTGGAGGGGTGGTGGGAGGTGGCTCtgaaaagcctaagcctaaccccccacCCAGTCTTCCCCCGTCCTCGTGTTTATCTGGGAGCCTCTCCCCAAGGTTTCCTTCCCGTTGGGGCCAGCCTGGTCCTCTAAAGGTGGTTTTGCAAAGTCGAGAGAAAAGTCCGACTCCACTCACATAAAGCTGCTCTTCCCACAGCCGGGGGGCCCGTACAGCAGGTAGCCACGCCTGTAGGGGATGCCTGCGGAGAGAGCCAGGGTCCACGTgatgccccagcccagcccccggGCTAGGTGTTGGAGAAGACCACCCTGCCCGTTACTTTTCTTTCCCTTCAACTTCCAGAACGTGTCCCGGCTTGCCCCAATCCCCAGTCCTAACAACACAACCCAGTCGAGACCCTGCCAGCCTCTCACCTCGGTCAGTGTACCACTTGGGGTTATCGATGAATTCCCGAACGTCCTTAACAATTCGGTCTGCCAGACCCTGCTGCAGAACCACAGAAGTCAGGGGGCGCCGGCGGCGTGGATAGCCAAAGGGGCGCCACTCAGAGCCCACTGCTGTGTACATCACTGTCTTTCCCTCCTCCTGCTGCAAGGCTAGCTCTCgagctgggggaagggagatgagtCAGGCCCCCAAATTAAATTATTCCCACCAAGGCAGATTCTTGAACCAGACAGTGCTGAGCCCAAATGGCTGCTTCCGCCTCCCAGCTCCTGTGGGCTCTTGCTCCCCATGCCCTCTCCAAGGCTGCTTACTGGGATGTTcatgccccctgccccccaagtaGGGCTGCCTGTGCCCACCACACCTTCCTCCAGGATACTGAAGAAAACCCTGCGGTCAGTGCCCAGGGCAGTGAAGGTAACGGATTCCCAAGGAGTCCCCGTCTGCAGGTCGATCATCTGCATCTCCCGGCTGCGCTCCACCCGGATCCATTTCCCCTGGTACCTGAGTGACACACGGGGGAGGAAATGGGTCCACCCTGTCCACCACTTTCTCCTTTGTTTGCTCTCAGAGCGCTCCCTGGCTCCCAGCCTTACCAGATGAAGTGGTTCCCAGGGCTGGGCACAAACTCAAACTTGGTGGAGATGCGGCCACTCTCGTGCTGAAGGTACGAAGTCTCAACACTGAGGTGCTGTGTTCGCGTGCTGTGGCG includes the following:
- the BCS1L gene encoding mitochondrial chaperone BCS1 — translated: MPLSDFILTLKDNPYFGAGFGLVGVGTALALARKGAQMGMVAFRRHYMITLEVPARDRSYAWLLSWLTRHSTRTQHLSVETSYLQHESGRISTKFEFVPSPGNHFIWYQGKWIRVERSREMQMIDLQTGTPWESVTFTALGTDRRVFFSILEEARELALQQEEGKTVMYTAVGSEWRPFGYPRRRRPLTSVVLQQGLADRIVKDVREFIDNPKWYTDRGIPYRRGYLLYGPPGCGKSSFITALAGELEHSICLLSLTDSSLSDDRLNHLLSVAPQQSLVLLEDVDAAFLSRDLAMENPVKYQGLGRLTFSGLLNALDGVASTEARIVFMTTNHVDRLDPALVRPGRVDLKEYVGYCSHWQLTQMFQRFYPGQAPSMAETFAERVLKTTTQLSPAQVQGYFMLYKNDPGGALHNTETLKR
- the RNF25 gene encoding E3 ubiquitin-protein ligase RNF25, with amino-acid sequence MAASASAAAGDEHWVLPSEVEVLESIYLDELQVVKGSGRSSPWEISITLHPATAEDQDSQYVCVTLVLQVPTQYPNAVPRISIRNPRGLSDEHLHTISQALSRVAEASLGTAMLYELIEKGKEILTDNNIPHGHCVICLYGFQEKEAFTKTPCYHYFHCHCLARYVQHMEQELKAQAQEQQHAATRQEAVGVQCPVCREPLVYDLAALQAAPEPQQPVELYEPNAESLRQQDERKRLYQRQQERGGIIDLEAERNRYFISLQQAPAPSQSEPSEDVSRGSPPPSTLATEPSTSPNAEPTLPALLPMASQRTCEKIPRVGPPRPRLGETPKAPPGPPRASRNPWHPPLSDRRPLKGGQCCASKGTRDAEEPPPEGLFKEPMDLNQGVPGPPPEKGSGGWQGPPPRRTRDYARWERSKGRTPGSSYPRLPRGRGVHRPAGRREPLGPEPEDGS